A DNA window from Rhinolophus sinicus isolate RSC01 linkage group LG10, ASM3656204v1, whole genome shotgun sequence contains the following coding sequences:
- the IBA57 gene encoding putative transferase CAF17, mitochondrial isoform X2, which translates to MGWRLLAQDEGPALVPGGRLGDLQDYHWHRYRQGVPEGVHDLPPGVALPLESNLAFMNGVSFTKGCYIGQELTARTYHMGVIRKRLFPIQLLGPLPVGGIAPGTTVLTESGQAAGKYRAGQGDVGLALLQSEKIKGPLHIRTAGSGRVALTVSVPDWWPTTTK; encoded by the exons ATGGGCTGGCGGCTCCTCGCTCAGGATGAGGGCCCCGCCCTGGTACCTGGGGGCCGGCTTGGGGATCTCCAGGATTATCACTGGCACCGGTACCGGCAAG GCGTTCCCGAGGGGGTCCATGACCTGCCCCCAGGAGTGGCCCTGCCCCTGGAGTCCAACCTGGCCTTCATGAATGGCGTCAGCTTCACCAAGGGCTGCTACATCGGCCAGGAGCTGACGGCCCGCACCTACCACATGGGCGTCATCCGTAAACGCCTCTTCCCTATACAGCTCTTGGGCCCCCTCCCTGTGGGTGGCATTGCCCCCGGCACTACAGTGCTCACAGAGTCTGGACAGGCTGCCGGCAAGTATAGGGCCGGCCAGGGGGATGTGGGGCTGGCCctgctgcagtcagagaaaattAAGGGCCCTCTCCATATCAGAACCGCTGGGAGTGGCCGGGTGGCCCTGACTGTCTCTGTGCCGGACTGGTGGCCCACAACCACCAAGTAG